The Megalobrama amblycephala isolate DHTTF-2021 linkage group LG22, ASM1881202v1, whole genome shotgun sequence sequence GCGTGTCCCTCGCCGCCCTGAAGAAAGCTATCGCCGCCAGCGGCTACGACGTGGAGAAGAACAACTCCCGCGTCAAGATCGCCATCAAGAGCCTGGTGACTAAAGGCACCCTGGTGCAGGTCAAAGGGACCGGCGCTTCGGGCTCATTCAAGCTCAACAAGCAGAAAGCCGAGACCAAGAAGAAGCCGGTCAAGAAAGCGGCTCCTAAAGCGAAGAAGCCCGCGGCCAAGAAACCCGCTGCTGCCAAGAAGCCCAAGAGCGCAGCGGCAAAGAAGCCCGCCGCCAAGAAATCGCCCAAGAAGGCCAAGAAACCCGCCGCCACAGCCGCTAAGAAGGCGACGAAGAGCCCCAAGAAGGCAAAGAAGCCAGCAGCCGCTAAAAAAGCAGCCAAGAGCCCCAAAAAGGCCAAGGCGGCTAAACCTAAGGCGGCAAAGCCTAAAGCCGCCAAGCCTAAAAAGGCAGCGcccaaaaagaaataaagtcttTACTGTTTCTCCTCaacggctcttttaagagccacccaCCAACTCTGAATAAAGAGCAAAACTCGTGTATATTATAGAAAAAGCCAAGATATAATGATCTTTTAGACTGCATTCAGAACAGACAAGCCATCCAGTTCTGAAAATAAACTCGAACCATTTTTATAAGATACTGATACACTCCAAATAGGATATTGTAAAACAAAGTACAGACAGAATTTACACACAACATACAAAATATTTACACACAACACTGGAAAATTGcgacaatatatatttaaatggtaaatatatatttaaatggtttatttaaatatatatatatatatatatatatatatatatatatatatatatatatatatatggtttcaTGGTCAGAAATATGTGCATAATTATTCCGGCAGAAAGGGGGTTGGGCTTTGGAGGGAAGTTCAGTGATTGGTTTAAATCTTTACAGACTCTAAACCAATGAGCGACTGACACTCTAGATTAAAGACAGTATGTGGAGACCAGAAATCTCATTGTGTTTTTTCTGTCTGCGAGAGTTACAGTAACTGAATTAACAATGAGTGGAAGAGGCAAAACCGGAGGAAAAGCAAGAGCCAAGGCCAAGACTCGCTCATCCAGGGCAGGACTGCAGTTCCCCGTCGGCCGTGTTCACAGGCTTCTCCGCAAAGGCAACTACGCCGAGCGCGTCGGTGCTGGTGCTCCTGTTTATCTGGCGGCTGTGCTCGAGTATCTTACCGCTGAGATCCTGGAGTTAGCTGGAAATGCCGCTCGGGACAACAAGAAGACCCGCATCATCCCCCGTCATCTGCAGCTGGCGGTGCGCAACGACGAAGAGTTGAACAAACTTCTGGGCGGAGTGACCATCGCTCAGGGCGGTGTGCTGCCCAACATCCAGGCTGTGCTGCTGCCCAAGAAGACCGAGAAACCCGCCAAATCTAAGTAAAGCTATTAAAGATTGTTTTACTGAcccaaaggctcttttaagagccacccaTTTTATCTGATGAAGAGTGCCTTTCTttgttaataatttaaaataatcataaactCTTTCGGTTGAGAAGAGAAAAAATAAGGCCCATCAATCCAGTAAAATGTACGAGgtgtgtattattattttaaacacattaagATCCCCTGATGTGTCTGTAGAGATCGTTCTTTAGGAGGCGTGTAGGATCGCCAACTAACTCATCTCCTCTATAACATAGTTATTTGTTTTgatgtattaaatattttgataatTACCTTAAATAAAAACCAATATACACATCGGCGTCAGAAATTGACCCATGTTACTCTGGGTGTTTTGTTTTATCACGGCCACAAGctgcttttatatattttagacttTATACTGCTTTTATACAGactataatgtgtttttgttccaATCCAAAATCTGCACAACCACTGGGAATTAAGTGTTTCAGAATAAATTAAGAAATACAACAATGTTAGTATGAAGCCCATGGAGGTGTCAATCATGTACACTGAGTCAACCGAACAAAGCACATTTGAGCGGGAAACCCTCCgcttgtttgaaaaaaaaaggaaacgcGCAGTCATTGGCTAGCAGTCATGGGCACACGTCACAGATTAGCCAATCACAAGCTTCCGCACCCTCCCGACACTATGAGCTCATGGCCTCACAATGCCTTAAAAGCAGGCGTGTAACACAGAGCAGCAACAGAGAAGTTCACTTGCAGCAATGGCAAGAACCAAGCAGACCGCTCGTAAATCCACCGGTGGCAAAGCCCCGAGGAAGCAGCTCGCTACCAAAGCCGCCCGTAAGAGCGCTCCGGCCACCGGCGGCGTCAAGAAGCCCCATCGTTACAGGCCCGGGACCGTGGCTCTCCGAGAGATCCGCCGTTATCAGAAGTCCACCGAGCTGCTGATCCGCAAACTGCCCTTCCAGCGGCTGGTCCGAGAAATCGCTCAGGACTTCAAGACGGATCTGCGCTTCCAGAGCTCCGCTGTCATGGCCCTGCAGGAGGCCAGCGAGGCTTATTTGGTCGGTCTGTTTGAGGACACCAACCTGTGCGCCATCCACGCCAAGAGGGTCACCATCATGCCCAAAGACATTCAGCTGGCCCGCCGTATCCGCGGAGAGCGCGCCTAAACCCGCATCAGCCACATCAAACcccaaaggctcttttaagagccaccaAAATTACACTGAACGAGACCATTTCCAGTTTAACGCTTAATGAGTCGAAAGTTGTATTAACACTAGTTAGTACGCCTCAAAAATTATAATtactatttaataaaaaaaaaattatgcattttattttttgtctttgagAAATGCAGTGTAcaatgtgtttaaatgagtaATATTTGTACAAATTGTAACTAATAGTGTAAACACACATTCTTTAGTTTTTCacaattacaaaaacatttcttgaaaccTTTGCTCATTTTCTCACAGCATTAAACACAAAACCAAATCTTTATTAACAAAACCCCTTACATCCAGAGCATCTAGTTACACAATGTTTATTGTATACAGTAAACATAATTTGTAATTATGTAAAAGTATATTAACTAGGTTGAATATATTGTACACCATATGCACTCCAAGTTTAGTGTATATTCAGCACTTGCATActgtaaaaatactgtaattcaaATGCAAAAgcccaaaacataaaaaaaaaaaaaaaaattaaacgtATTTTACAGTACACTCAAAAAAGTTGTGCAACTGCAAAACTGTGTTGGGTTCAGCCAGAGAACTTTGTCCTGTGCAGATCCAGCCTTGACACTCTCCACACCATCCTCTTCCTCATCTTACACGTACTCTTCGtcatcttcctcctcttcctctcagATTGTTTCCATCAATTGCTCGTATCATCATTCAATGCACCTGTGCACTCTGAGCTGCTTTATATTTCCCACAGCTGGTTTGATCACATCATTTTTCAGCTGTTGTTTGTAAACAATGACGACTGTGTTgtagttttgtttaattttgtccCTTGTGTTTCCTGTTGTCCAACACAAGTGCATCACAGTGTGTTTCAGTGAGTGAgaatgtgtttaaagttttgaggaaaaaaaaaaaaaagtgcatgatGTGCTGAAATGGTTTCTAACTGCCTGAAATCATTTAAGgttttacattattattcaataaacGGGTCCCGGCCACTGACCATTTGATTCAGAGAATGaagtttagtgttttagtaGTTGTGAAAAACTCTCATTTTATACAGTTTTAACCAGTGACCTTTTATCCAGGTGTTTGTCACTTCTTTTTATCTTCAGAAAGTCTGCCAAAAAACATACAGTTGGGTATTTTCCAACTCTTTTTAACCCATTTAAGCCCACCGGTAACTATAGTTGTCACAGTGTAtggttgtcattttccttttgtaagtatttttctaaatgttatCCATGGTTTATGTctcaatgacatgcaagaaaacaacTAAATAAAGGACTTtgagaacaacaacaacaaaaaaaaggtattcaCTTCCTTCCTGTCACATGAGACTGTCAACTTCCAACTGCAGGAAGAATGGTGAAGGCAAACCCCCCCCCAAAGAGAAGTTATTTCCATGTTACTGTTAAGtattttttgttgacatatatatatatatatatatatatatatatatatatatatatatatatatacatacacacatttacatGAGGGTCTCTAGAATCATCCAAACGAAACAAATCTGACAAGAGATCTATAGTTTTTTGTAGACTTAGTCAAAAGTCCAAGCAGCAACTATAGTTGTCTGTTGGTCAAATGTTCCCCATGATACATATATCACGGGGAAATGGGGTATACTGTGTTTAATGGgttaataaatcaaggttattgatttagtgctttttgctttcataatattttatatcgttatatattatatattgtatattgttgttgtttgtttattattattattattttatatgtatatgtgaccctggaccacaaaatctgtcaattttttgaaaatgaataaataatctttccattgatgtgtggtttgttaggatacaacaattggccgagatacaactatttgaaaatctggaatatgaaggtgcaaaaaaaaatcaaaatattgagaaaattgcctttaaagttgtccaaattaagTCCTTATCAATGCATATCctctcacaaaaatacatttttaatatgtttacGGTAgatcatttacaaaatatcttcatggaacatgatctttacttaatatcctaatgatttttgacataaaagaaaaaaaaaaaatcaataattttgacccaaacaatgtattgttggctattgctacaaataataatactgtaaataccgtgcgactggttttgtggtccagggtctgTATATTTTTCTAATGAATAATGTAGTTTAACTTTTTGATTCACAATGTCCTGTTGGGGAAACTTAATGGCTGCACTTTGTTCTGCACtttaagacaaaaaaacaaaaaacaaacaaatattgtGTTTCATATTCAAGAGATTATAAAGATAGATGCAGCTTTTTTTGGTTTGTGTCGAATGTTCTTCGACTTTATACATAATAAATTAGTTTATGGATAAAGATTCATCTgatgaaagcagttattttgagttagatgcCAAATGTTCTCCTCCTATTCAAATTTGACACTGAAGGGGTGCATACAACATATTTGCCGCACATTCAAATAGgatgagaaaaaagaaaagaaaaagaaaaaaaaacagtggaaaataaatgcagaacatgttcacatagGACACTATTACCAGAACTATATGCATGAAaccattcataaaaaaattggGCACAAATTAGATATTTAGCTCATCCACAGATTTATCAAATCTTCTAGCTACTCTCTAATAGCAGCATGGTCTGTTTGAAACTTTTAGCGCAGGATGAAGGCCAGAGAAGAGATGAATGTTTATGCAGGTGCAGATTCAGCTAAGAGACCTACAGTTTAAATCCCAGAGGCCTGAAATAATTTATATTCTGCACATATATCTGAACTGTCTGCACAACTGTCTGCACATATATCTGAATTATTATTTGACATTATGTCCGAGAACCATATTCTGGTCGGCCAGAAAGGGGCCACCAGTATTAGGTCGACCCTCTCCTGGCGaaccttctccagaactccgGGGAGCAGTGAgatcgggggaaatgcatacaggcgcagcctcggccacgtctgtagcatAGCATCCAGCCCTAGAGGTGCTGGGTGCTGCAGGGAATACCACAGAGGGCACTGAGatgactcctctgtggcaaataGATCGACTTGAGCTCGACCGAATGTTTTCCATATTAGTTCcaccacctcggtgtggagtttccattccccCGGACTCGCGCTCTGCCTCGACAGAGCGTCCGCCCTGACATTCAACCGCCCGGGAATATAAGCAGCTCTCAGAGAGAGGAGCTTTCCGTGGGACCAGAGGAGGATGCGGCTGGCCAACTTTGATAATATGCGAGACCGCAtgcccccctgatggttgatgtaagAGACCACCGTAGTGTTGTCCGTGCGGACCAACACATGGTGatccctcaggtctgggaggaagtgtctCAGAGctagaaacaccgccatcatctccagacgatttatgtgccaggagagctgatggtcctcccaaagaccctgagctgagcaaccactcatgatcgccccccagcccgtgagagaagcatctgtcgtaagcattacacgacgacgagaagtccccagcacgggtccctgggacaggaaccaaggctttttccacatgaccagagcacgaaggcatcgccgcgtgactttgatcatgcgaaaaggatttcccctcggagaaaaccccttggtcctgagccaccactgtaagggtctcatgtgcaggaggccaaaagtaatgacgttggacgcagctgccatcagacccaacagtctctgaaactgttttacagtgagtgactggcctagcttcaccccattcacggccccgagaatggaATTCACACGAGCAGGGGACAGTtgcgcctgcatcgtggtggaatcccagattacTCCTAAATAGTTTGCAACCTGACTCgggaccagcacactctttttggcgttgagcctcagcccaagccttttcatgtgcgacagaacaacatctcgatgttgaactgccaactgttctgtttgagctagtatcaaccagtcgtcgatatagttcagcacgcggatgccctggagtctcagcggagccagagctgcatccacgcacttcgtgaacgtgcggggtgatagcgataggccgaaaggaagaaccctgtattggtaagcttcgcccccgaaagcaaacctgaggaacttcctgtgagaaggatggatggatacatgaaagtatgcgtctttcagatctatcgccacaaaccagtcctcggacctgatctggggaatgatctgtttgagtgtaagcattttgaacttcaacttcTTTACAGCTCGATTTAACACACGTAGatctatgatcggacgcaaccctccatccttctttggaacagtgaagtagcggctgtaaaagcccgacattttgctgggaggaggaaccctttctatagctcctttttgcaaaagcgtcgtaacctcttgttccatcaccagagactgctctggggttACCACTGTGGGAAGCACCCCATTGAACCTGGGCGGTGTAGAACCGAACTGAATTTTGTAACCCTGTTCTATTATGAGCAGTACCCACTTCGAAATGTTTGGGAGACGTTTCCATTCTTCCAcatattctactaagggaaccagtctctcgagactggtctctggtgttttttgagcacttggctcgtctatctgacgcggcgcaccggcagacaGACGAATCAAGCGCCAACCgaccctcctcggaggatcggtggagaccgctgcgccctgacgcacactgggtggcagggttggcaagacggtcccctgagggcaccgaggAGGACCCGATATCCGAATCCTCtcggagggggctgccctcgagAGATCCTGCACTAATAATGTCAGGACCTCTTTTTTGAAGCCTTCCGGGAgataatgacggtcctcagatccgtcCTACCT is a genomic window containing:
- the LOC125258318 gene encoding histone H2A-like → MSGRGKTGGKARAKAKTRSSRAGLQFPVGRVHRLLRKGNYAERVGAGAPVYLAAVLEYLTAEILELAGNAARDNKKTRIIPRHLQLAVRNDEELNKLLGGVTIAQGGVLPNIQAVLLPKKTEKPAKSK
- the LOC125258315 gene encoding histone H1-like, yielding MAETAPAPAAAAPAKAPKKKSAAKAKKAGPGVGELIVKAVSASKERSGVSLAALKKAIAASGYDVEKNNSRVKIAIKSLVTKGTLVQVKGTGASGSFKLNKQKAETKKKPVKKAAPKAKKPAAKKPAAAKKPKSAAAKKPAAKKSPKKAKKPAATAAKKATKSPKKAKKPAAAKKAAKSPKKAKAAKPKAAKPKAAKPKKAAPKKK
- the LOC125258331 gene encoding histone H3, giving the protein MARTKQTARKSTGGKAPRKQLATKAARKSAPATGGVKKPHRYRPGTVALREIRRYQKSTELLIRKLPFQRLVREIAQDFKTDLRFQSSAVMALQEASEAYLVGLFEDTNLCAIHAKRVTIMPKDIQLARRIRGERA